DNA from Brassica napus cultivar Da-Ae chromosome C4, Da-Ae, whole genome shotgun sequence:
ATCAGATGTGTGAAAGTTGCATCCTTGGGAAACAGAAACGAGTTAGTTTCTCTAAATGAGGAAGAGAGCCAAaatctgagaagttagagctggtGCACACTGACGTGTGGGGACCCGCTCCTGTTGCATCGCTGGGAGGTTCGTACTACAAtgtgacctttattgatgactcCACAAGAAAAGTGTGGGTTTACTTCATGAAGAACAAACATGAAGTGTTTTCGGTTTTCAAAATATGGAAAGCCATGGTTGAGATTGAGACGAATCTCAAGTTGAAGTGTttaaggtctgataatggtggagagtacatCATCGACGAGTTCAAGAGATATTGCGCTGATAATGGGATCAAGATGGAAAAGACTATTCCTGGAAtgcctcaacagaatggaataGCGGAAAGGATGAACCGAACCTTGAATGAGCGTGCAAGGAGCATGAGATTGCACTGTGGATTGCCAAAGACGTTTTGGGCAGATGCAATCAATACCGCAGCCTTCTTAATAAACAGAGGACCGTCTGTACCGTTGGGATTTAAGATCCCTGAAGAAGTTTGGAGCGGAAAGAAAGTAAATCTTTCTCTAAAGGTGTTCGGATGCTTAGCTTATGTTCATATTGATGATGCTGCAAGAAGTAAACTTGACTCGAAGTCTAAGAACTGTTACTTCATCGGTTATGGTAACGCGGAGTTTGGTTACCGGTTTTGGGATGATGAAAATCGGAAGATCATCCGCAGCAAGAATGTTGTGTTCAACGAAGAAGCGTTGTACAAGGATAAGCTAAGAGAAGGCTCGGAGAAGAAAGAGCCTGGAGCTGTTGACTTAGAAGATATCCTGACACCGGAGTTGCCACAGGATACCGcaacagcagaagaagaaatctctcaagacgagagtggtgaggctgaagaaagtgatgattctgaAGTGGTCTCATATACACCAGTCACGGAGTTACGACGGTCAAGCAGAATCATCAGAAAGCCAGTAAGATTCTCTCCATCGCTCAACTACATATTGCTCACAGACAGAGGCGAGCCTGaatgttatgaggaagctatgcaagttgatgagtcGATCAAGTGGGAGCTTGCAATGAACGACGAGATGGACTCGTTGTTATCCAATCACACGTGGGAGTTAGCAGATTTGCCTAAGGAGAAAAATGCATTGCATAACAAGTGGGTCTACCGAATAAAAGAAGAACCTAAATGGGAGTAAGCGCTATAAAGCGAGGCTTGTTGTGaagggattccaacaaaaagaaggcGTTGACTACACCGAAATCTTCTCTCCTGTAGTCAAGATGGTGACCATTAGAACGGTTCTTGGGCTGGTAGCACAAGAagatctgcatcttcaacagatggatgtgaagacagCATTTCTTCACGGTGATTTGGATGAGGAAATTTATATGAAGCAACCCGAAGGCTTTAAGATCAAAGGGAATGAAAGCCTTGTTTGCAAGCTGAAAAAGAGTTTGTAcggcttaaaacaagctccaagaCAGTGGTATAAACGGTTCGACAACTTTATTAAAGGCGTTGGTTTCTTGAGGTGTGAAGCTGACCACTGTTGTTACTTCAAAACGcttgaagagtcctacttgatattgctcctatatgtcgatgacatgcTGATAGTAGGAGCAGACTTGCACGAGATCAATAGCTTGAAGACGAAACTCTCAGAAGAGTTTGCGATGAAAGACCTTGGAGAAGCAAGACAGATTCTAGGAATGAGAATCAGTAGGAGCAAGGAAGGTCTTAAGCTATCACAAGAGGAGTATGTGAAGAAAGTCCTCAAGAGGTTTAACATGGATGACGCAAAGCCAGTCAGTACTCCCCAGGCAAGTCACTTTCGGTTATCCAGAGAACAGTCTCCAAAAACGGAAGACGAGATGGCATGTATGGATAAggttccatatgcttctgctatAGGCAGCCTGATGTACGCGATGATATGTACAAGGCCAGACATTGCACATGCAGTGGAAGTCGTCAGCAGATTTATGAGCAATCCAGGAAATGAACATTGGGAAGCCGTCAAGTGGATTTtcagatatctaaaaggaaatCCAAGTTTGTCGCTATGTTTCACGAAGTCTGAGATGGGATTGCGGGGATATGTTGATGCTGACAATGGAGGTCATATTGACAGCACGAATAGCACAACCGGGTATGTCTACACCTTTGGCGGTACTGCAATTTGTTGGGTTTAAAAGTTGCAGAAAATTGTATCTCTATCAAGCTGTGAAGCTGAGTATGTTGTTGTAACGGAGGCAACAAAAGAGATGATATGGCTACAGTCTTTTCTAGAAGAGCTAGGCCATGACCAAGGGAAAGGTGTGTTGTACTGTGACAGTAAAAGTGCCATCGATTTGGCAAAGAATCCGGTTTACCATGCTCGGACGAAGCACATACATCGTCGGTATCATTTCATCAGATCAGCGTTGGAAGATGAAATGTTGGTGCTTGAGAAGATCCCAGGAAGCAAGAATCCGGCAGACATGTTGACGAAGGTCGTGCCGTATGATAAGCTGAGGTTGTGTGCAACCTCAGTTGGCTTGTTGGAGTAACAAGCTGGGGAGACCTGCTACATCGATCAATGTGTGAAGACAGATTGAAATCAGTcttcaagtgggagattgtAAGTCAAAAAAACACGTTTTACGTGTTGGTCGGCATGGACGGTGACGGTATGGACGGTGAGCTGAAATTGTTGATGTTGGTTTTGTCAAAGATTGTGAGCTCACCAAACACCTTCTTCATGCTTATAAAAGGAGAgctaaggagaagaagaaatgcatcccaaaaacaagaaaacagagagagaacgagagaagagaagagaagagaagaaggaaaaaaaaaagtttttttttctcacaaaaaaatcttctttaagaaATTACGAGTAATTTCTGagtgtatttgggatcgggGTGTGAGTTGTAAGCTTGTAAAATTTCCCtggttgataataaaagatctgtagcaggtccggagacgtaggcaacattggccgaactccattaacaattttgtgtgtgtgctTCTTTCCCGCTCCCATAAATTCTGGTTTACCGCAAAATTTGACCGCATATTTCCTAACACTTTCGTGGTCGTCTTTCTCTCAACATTGTAGTAGATGACATAGGCAGGCCCTTTGGTGATGGACGGGGACAAGACGATTTCATTTGTACCAACCAGTCCATCAATTAACATTCTTTCTACAACCACAGCCTTCCAAAGAGCAGGTAACATATAAACATGCTTGGACCAAACATGTTTTGCAGCGTCTTGTAGAACTCACAGTTCAAAACTTGTATTTGCTCGAGTAACAAAACTAGAATCCCTCGACAGAAGCAAGCCTAACTTGCCATTGTAGTTTACCATTTTCGTTGAATACTCCATTGATTTACTGAAAGTTTCCACGAACTTCACAAAGCTGAATTTCTCAGAGCTCAAATCAAAACAAGCTACCATGGAATACGGGGATGAATCGTTGACTGATGCTGCGTAGTACAAAACGCCACTGAATCATATCCACTTAAGAGAAAAATAATGAGGTACGCAACATTCGACCAACCTCCATGACAAATTCTTGGTTCCTAATGTCAGAACTTGGCGCTCCACAGAGATACTCTCACCATCACGCGAGCTGTTCATCGACAATAACTTGAGTTCTTTCTCCATCGGCTCATATCCAAGATAGCTCTGCACTCCATACCTCTTTTTCGAGATCAATATTGGCAAGGTGGACTGTCCCGTGTTGGGGTTACATATCGCCGGAACACACACTGACACTGGCCTTTTCTGCTCCTTTTCAGCTTTATAACAGAAGAATCCATAGGTAGAACAACTATAGATTCCATGGTAAGATGGGAAACGCGCAAGATGATTGGTTGCTACAACCCACGAGTTCTCTTCCGGATTTTGAGGCTGAGGCGACGAGAAAAAGACAACCTCACTGTCATCTTGGAAGGCGAATAGAAGCTGAGGGCGAGCGCGAGATCTGGTCAA
Protein-coding regions in this window:
- the LOC106427644 gene encoding F-box protein DOR-like, which produces MKPQRQNVLEGGLTISRRIFSRLPSKSIARCRCLSKLWASTLRGQGFTELFLTRSRARPQLLFAFQDDSEVVFFSSPQPQNPEENSWVVATNHLARFPSYHGIYSCSTYGFFCYKAEKEQKRPVSVCVPAICNPNTGQSTLPILISKKRYGVQSYLGYEPMEKELKLLSMNSSRDGESISVERQVLTLGTKNLSWSGVLYYAASVNDSSPYSMVACFDLSSEKFSFVKFVETFSKSMEYSTKMVNYNGKLGLLLSRDSSFVTRANTSFEL